tataaatcaacaacaatccgtccttttcaggacgacaaaaatttttttaaaagagaaaaaactatatcaaaccttattttatcaagaaaatttacttaaaaaatagttttaaataataaataaaattttaattgtagttaaatttaaaaaatattttttggtcgattttttttttcagtggatttggtaatttgctagcaatttcgttattcgaaatttccttaaacaatcctgttttaggcgtaaatacaaaaaaatctgccatctattgtttataggtaaacattttcaaatatgtttacatcttatcgactattgcaggtcttttaatatacatgtcataattatcagttatcaattatcatgcatcaacatttcgcctatttgcatacattaacataataagaatttagttttatcgaccctactcaagattatcggcatttaataggatcaatgttaccattagggtactgtaaaaactatttattttacatttgaatatcacatggtaatcattgttcattttctgatgctgaaaaaaattggcatatgtaataacaaaacatcgaaacgaagtatctacgatcgtccctcttcgtacatttgtgacaaagttagcagctccaagcaaaggaaacatttaatggtagtatatgcgtgcattttggtatctgtgtgtatgtatgctttttagtgttgtataccatcgtttcatcgtattgttctaatggcgtcggttttagtttcgtcatgtatgtatgtatattatagaagctacattttggccgacggcaaattgaaaaatggtaatatttattttcaaataaattttatgtatttttttttagtaaaaatttataacaagatatatctctttttaaatatgttttgtggtcctgaaaaggaccgattgttttagttttaaagttcttaaaattttctccaaaatagcgtcaagataatgtttaaccgccgaaaccgtacaaagtgcggccttgtctcttcaaagcgtagacgacatccatagcggtgacggttttacgcttagcgtgttcagtgtaggtgacagcatcacgaataacgttttccaaaaacaccttcaggacaccacgggtttcttcgtaaatcaatccagagatacgctttacaccgccacgacgagccaaacgtctgattgcaggcttggtgataccttggatgttatcacgcaacactttacgatgacgtttagcgccaccttttcccaagcctttgccacctttaccacgaccagtcattttttcactttttaaattaaattcacttcacaagttatgcacaagaactaatacttaccatgctgcgatacctcatatttatacaaaatccgctctgaatttactacatacacatacgcttcgatctatcttcggggttgttcgtatacacttcgtgtgtacagatacaaatgttgaagcatatacgcagcacacacccttattggaaactgtagcccgccaaattttttctataaatatcgggaatcgctccgtaaggcaactattacagtgttaacagtgtttgtgtgcatatcgtgaagtgaactaaaaacctctagtgaaaaatggctcgtactaagcaaactgcccgtaaatctactggtggcaaagcccctcgtaagcaattggctaccaaagctgctcgtaagagcgcaccagccaccggtggtgttaagaagccacatcgtttccgccctggtaccgttgctttgcgtgaaatccgtcgctaccagaagagtactgagttgttgatccgcaaattgcctttccaacgtttggttcgtgaaattgcccaagatttcaagactgacttgcgtttccagagctctgctgtcatggccttgcaagaagctagcgaagcctacttggtcggtctcttcgaagataccaacttgtgtgccatccatgccaagcgtgtcaccatcatgcccaaggatatccaattggccagacgtattcgtggagaacgtgcttaaattattgacattttaaaagccaacttttttttacaaaaacaatcggtccttttcaggaccacaatatttttataaaaaagagaaaaaaatttattcaaaacttacacctttttatttttattaaaataaataaatatagtctttttttggggatggaaaaatacactatttatattaaaaaaatttttttcttttctatgcgttttacttttggtaatattgggtttcaaaacatggagcgaaatcaaaaacttttttttaaaaaaaaattatttaatttactttttatgttaaactgaaaatttttattttctattagcaacagtatatttgctgttattctttttgcaaaatttgatttttcgtagtagctacataacaagaatgaatgaagataaaaacaggcaggccaatacattcgagagaattttaaccttaaatagataatttagatacattgaatataaattttttctgtattttttattatttttaaacaaatgatattttttgctattctaaaaactgttttaaaaagaataaaatagtattttaatattttaaattattaaagggaaatagatttcgttcggtatgcaactgttctacatttgcttgcttagacaagggcatttttgaatttgtgtttaatttccaaaaaaaaattatatatttttttaaatttgtgattgcaacaatacattgtttagaatttacatttttaaattttttatttagtttcaagtccactttatatagaaaaaaatattttataataaatgcaatagagctcaccgcacattttgcatagccaacgacgttggtataacatagcatcgtaatattttagacttttcgtaacaaacgtacactttttacaaattatgtaacattttaatagaaatctatcatttctataatattttatgataaaattttcctaaaacatttttacattagagctttcaaattaatttgcagaaaaacttttattcatggaaaatacgccaatatggtgaattcaactgtcatagactacataataaaatcgattatttcactatgaaaatcatccaaattttcacttttttttacacttctttcaagaaaacatatcaagattccatactaaatttttataaaaaccaattttcaataaaaattggaaaatttttataatttagttacaattttatcataacatttttataaactttcaactcaaacccttataactcggtaacgcttaaagataattaactcggattttctttaatgattagctggatatctctactagaagaattgtataaaaaataaaaagaaattgttactatctcatcgtaaaatgaataattctgtgaaaacttttgtaaaaatttttattcgcttccacacaacgtttcgcaaaatttcgtagttgactactatgtacttctcataatttcgatgtacccagccatcactagtctaaaggttgaaaccatattttcaaccaatcagcgtacaccagtagtgagtgtatatttacaaagtgttaaagtgtgtttaaaaagaaaaatataagtgaaatcatgtctgacgccgccgttgttgaagccaccgcatctccagtcgccgctgttgagaaaaaggcacctaagaaagccgctgccaaggcaaagaaaccctctgctgccccaagccatccaccaacccaacaaatggtcgatgctgccatcaaaacattgaaagaacgtggtggttcctcattgcctgccatcaagaaatacttggccagcacatacaaagttgatgctgtaaaattggccccattcatcaagaagtacttgaagagcgctgttgctagtggaaaattgatccaaactaaaggtaagggtgcctccggttcattcaaattgtccccatctgcctcgaaggaacctaaagcaaagagcgctgaaaagaagaagaaggtcccagccggtgataagaaaaagaaggcagcagcacccaaaaaggcagccggtgaaaagaaagccgctgcaaagaagccttccgctgctaaaaagaccgccgagaagaagaagaccgaaaaggccaaggctaaaactgccaaaaagacaggtacagttaaagctaaacccgcaaaaacagccgccaaagcatcagccactaaaccaaaggcacccaaggcaaaaaccaccgctgccaagcccaaaaaggctgccgcagcaaagaagccagctgccaagaagaccgccgctaagaagtaatttttccatgcaaaattacttatcatgtcaaaatgattattttcgatattcgaaagcagtatatctaacagcccttttcagggctacaaaaaaatttttaaaaagagaccaaatttaactcaaacaattttttaattacctaataaatactatgttaattttaagggaaaagctaatcacagcccttttcgtagctgtaaaacatctgttgaaatcttttaataccattgttacctaatatgggaatacattaccctttaaggaaatttaagtaatcacatgttaaatgggattttttccgcaactggattaactgtttcacttagggtcataaaccaaagcaattactaagaattatgaaaatcacttaatgttaaagaaaatctcatttagcatacctaaccaataagagagtggcgtacaatattcccttcaaaaatcgcacttagcatacctatttcattctttacgagcatacctacccatagatctcgcgtacaaacgcataagtccacatatacatctctacaccatttcacgctaacatactagtatacatccctaaaaaatttagtatcaacacacacgctcacatatactcgaacatcaatacaacgttgcataccgagtgtttgagcataagagcaatatgtgttgatcatattactgtagatgtagatggtgctaagcaaggagggcaatattagagtatgggtagtatacatattttattttaaaaaagtaataagggcaatgtgagggtgagtggtagatatattttttctttaaatttgtaaatataaattaattttagttgaataacgaattaagtctcttttttaatttattttgtggccctgaaaagggcctttgatgttgtagggaaaatattgtacgacgaaataagtatgccatttacttggagctggtgtacttagtaacggctttggtaccttcactgacagcgtgcttagccaactcaccgggcaataatagacggacggcagtttggatttcccgactggtgatggtggaacgcttgttgtagtgagccaaacgggaggcttcggcggcgatacgttcaaagatatcgttgacgaaactgttcatgatgctcatggcctttgaggagataccagtatcgggatggacttgcttcaacactttgtaaatgtagatagcataactctccttacgcttggtgcgtctcttggtcttgtcacccttagtgatgttcttttgggctttgccggccttctttgctgctttaccactggcttttggaggcattttcacttggttttttttttaagtcacacaaacacttttaacactgttcacgattttgtgtgtttgatggcttactcggaatatttaaaccatttcatgcacAAGATATTCAGGTAGACGAAAACAGTCGCTATGTTTACGAAAACAACCCTCTAAAATTAGCTACACGTTGGATCCGAAAGTATAAATACTGCAGTTCATGCTGCGAACTAATATGAGTGTTTAGCTCTTGTGCAGTGCAGACCAGTTTCGGAGTGTTCAAGTGTTTGATAACGAATTTTGATCTCAGTGTTTGATGACAGATTTTAACCTGAGCCAGTGGGCATTTAACTTGATTAAGTGCAATTGTGAGAAGCGAGAGTAGTCACCAGGGTTGGCAAAACCTAAGACTTTTTGTTTGGAGTACCTTGCTTTTTTGAGAAGCGAGAGAAGGCAGCAGTGCTGCGCGAATTACTTATTACTTTACTTGTAATTTTGTGAAGTGCATAGGAGGCGCTGTAGTGGAGATTAACgagtttttgttgaatattcGCGGCGAATGCAACGGTGGACGTGAGGAAGCCGTTGCAGTAGCCCGTGTTCCTGCATTTCGACCCGCATCTGGGCCGAGAGGTGAAATATTCTTGCAACCTGATAAAATGGTTCATGGAAATGAAGCAGATCTTACTATCACTAAAAGTGAAGGCACCTTAAGAACTTTTGAATTACCGAATTCTTTGAACGTTGTTGCTGATATGCAACATGATTTGGATCCAGCTGCGTTATCAGCTGACAAGAAAGCGGCTGAGAGAGCCGATATGACTGTGGCCTCCGACTCCAATTCCGTGTCAGGGGCAAACCCAATCCctaagaagaacaaaaaaaagagaaagaagCGTAAAAGTGACTACTATGTACTTCTCATAATTTCGATGTACCCAGCCATCACTAGTCTAaaggttgaaaccatattttcaaccaatcagcgtacaccagtagtgagtgtatatttacaaagtgttaaagtgtgtttaaaaagaaaaatataagtgaaatcatgtctgacgccgccgttgttgaagccaccgcatctccagtcgccgctgttgagaaaaaggcacctaagaaagccgctgccaaggcaaagaaaccctctgctgccccaagccatccaccaacccaacaaatggtcgatgctgccatcaaaacattgaaagaacgtggtggttcctcattgcctgccatcaagaaatacttggccagcacatacaaagttgatgctgtaaaattggccccattcatcaagaagtacttgaagagcgctgttgctagtggaaaattgatccaaactaaaggtaagggtgcctccggttcattcaaattgtccccatctgcctcgaaggaacctaaagcaaagagcgctgaaaagaagaagaaggtcccagccggtgataagaaaaagaaggcagcagcacccaaaaaggcagccggtgaaaagaaagccgctgcaaagaagccttccgctgctaaaaagaccgccgagaagaagaagaccgaaaaggccaaggctaaaactgccaaaaagacaggtacagttaaagctaaacccgcaaaaacagccgccaaagcatcagccactaaaccaaaggcacccaaggcaaaaaccaccgctgccaagcccaaaaaggctgccgcagcaaagaagccagctgccaagaagaccgccgctaagaagtaatttttccatgcaaaattacttatcatgtcaaaatgattattttcgatattcgaaagcagtatatctaacagcccttttcagggctacaaaaaaatttttaaaaagagaccaaatttaactcaaacaattttttaattacctaataaatactatgttaattttaagggaaaagctaatcacagcccttttcgtagctgtaaaacatctgttgaaatcttttaataccattgttacctaatatgggaatacattaccctttaaggaaatttaagtaatcacatgttaaatgggattttttccgcaactggattaactgtttcacttagggtcataaaccaaagcaattactaagaattatgaaaatcacttaatgttaaagaaaatctcatttagcatacctaaccaataagagagtggcgtacaatattcccttcaaaaatcgcacttagcatacctatttcattctttacgagcatacctacccatagatctcgcgtacaaacgcataagtccacatatacatctctacaccatttcacgctaacatactagtatacatccctaaaaaatttagtatcaacacacacgctcacatatactcgaacatcaatacaacgttgcataccgagtgtttgagcataagagcaatatgtgttgatcatattactgtagatgtagatggtgctaagcaaggagggcaatattagagtatgggtagtatacatattttattttaaaaaagtaataagggcaatgtgagggtgagtggtagatatattttttctttaaatttgtaaatataaattaattttagttgaataacgaattaagtctcttttttaatttattttgtggccctgaaaagggcctttgatgttgtagggaaaatattgtacgacgaaataagtatgccatttacttggagctggtgtacttagtaacggctttggtaccttcactgacagcgtgcttagccaactcaccgggcaataatagacggacggcagtttggatttcccgactggtgatggtggaacgcttgttgtagtgagccaaacgggaggcttcggcggcgatacgttcaaagatatcgttgacgaaactgttcatgatgctcatggcctttgaggagataccagtatcgggatggacttgcttcaacactttgtaaatgtagatagcataactctccttacgcttggtgcgtctcttggtcttgtcacccttagtgatgttcttttgggctttgccggccttctttgctgctttaccactggcttttggaggcattttcacttggttttttttttaagtcacacaaacacttttaacactgttcacgattttgtgtgtttgatggcttactcggaatatttaaaccatttcatgcacaagatattcaggtagacgaaaacagtcgctatgtttacgaaaacaaccctctaaaattagctacacgttggatccgaaagtataaatactgcagttcatgctgcgaactaatatcatttgtgtttcagtgctaagtgaagtgaattaaaaaaaaaaataactaaaaatgtctggtcgtggtaaaggtggcaaagttaagggaaaggcaaagtcccgttccaaccgtgctggtcttcaattccccgtcggtcgtatccatcgtttgttgcgcaaaggcaactatgctgaacgtgttggtgccggagctccagtttacttggctgctgtcatggagtatttggccgctgaagttcttgaattggctggcaacgctgctcgtgacaacaagaagacaagaattatcccccgtcacttgcaattggctatccgtaatgacgaagaattgaacaaattgctgtccggtgtcaccattgctcaaggtggtgtattgccaaacatccaagctgttctcttgcccaagaagaccgaaaagaaggcttaaattatctacgagcatcaaagaaaaaatgtaaatacaggccatcgtataaatcaacaacaatccgtccttttcaggacgacaaaaatttttttaaaagagaaaaaactatatcaaaccttattttatcaagaaaatttacttaaaaaatagttttaaataataaataaaattttaattgtagttaaatttaaaaaatattttttggtcgattttttttttcagtggatttggtaatttgctagcaatttcgttattcgaaatttccttaaacaatcctgttttaggcgtaaatacaaaaaaatctgccatctattgtttataggtaaacattttcaaatatgtttacatcttatcgactattgcaggtcttttaatatacatgtcataattatcagttatcaattatcatgcatcaacatttcgcctatttgcatacattaacataataagaatttagttttatcgaccctactcaagattatcggcatttaataggatcaatgttaccattagggtactgtaaaaactatttattttacatttgaatatcacatggtaatcattgttcattttctgatgctgaaaaaaattggcatatgtaataacaaaacatcgaaacgaagtatctacgatcgtccctcttcgtacatttgtgacaaagttagcagctccaagcaaaggaaacatttaatggtag
The Stomoxys calcitrans chromosome 3, idStoCalc2.1, whole genome shotgun sequence genome window above contains:
- the LOC131996438 gene encoding histone H1-like yields the protein MSDAAVVEATASPVAAVEKKAPKKAAAKAKKPSAAPSHPPTQQMVDAAIKTLKERGGSSLPAIKKYLASTYKVDAVKLAPFIKKYLKSAVASGKLIQTKGKGASGSFKLSPSASKEPKAKSAEKKKKVPAGDKKKKAAAPKKAAGEKKAAAKKPSAAKKTAEKKKTEKAKAKTAKKTGTVKAKPAKTAAKASATKPKAPKAKTTAAKPKKAAAAKKPAAKKTAAKK
- the LOC131996292 gene encoding histone H3 gives rise to the protein MARTKQTARKSTGGKAPRKQLATKAARKSAPATGGVKKPHRFRPGTVALREIRRYQKSTELLIRKLPFQRLVREIAQDFKTDLRFQSSAVMALQEASEAYLVGLFEDTNLCAIHAKRVTIMPKDIQLARRIRGERA
- the LOC131995986 gene encoding histone H2A; the protein is MSGRGKGGKVKGKAKSRSNRAGLQFPVGRIHRLLRKGNYAERVGAGAPVYLAAVMEYLAAEVLELAGNAARDNKKTRIIPRHLQLAIRNDEELNKLLSGVTIAQGGVLPNIQAVLLPKKTEKKA
- the LOC131995897 gene encoding histone H2B.1/H2B.2 — its product is MPPKASGKAAKKAGKAQKNITKGDKTKRRTKRKESYAIYIYKVLKQVHPDTGISSKAMSIMNSFVNDIFERIAAEASRLAHYNKRSTITSREIQTAVRLLLPGELAKHAVSEGTKAVTKYTSSK